Genomic segment of Tursiops truncatus isolate mTurTru1 chromosome 5, mTurTru1.mat.Y, whole genome shotgun sequence:
TCAATTTAGAAATTAGATTGATTCAAGGCATTCTGAAATTGTACATCACTttcattatttccattatttccatgtttccctttattttcctttgaataaCATTTAGCTGTTTAtgagattcaatttctttaaaaaatcagagaaatttctttgcaaaattaaaaaCGTTTCAGCAAAATACATTTCAAACTCTATTGTGTTTACCAAAACAATACTAGATTGTTATAGGAggtttaggaaaaaatataattcataagCTCACCACTCTAATACAACAAACACAATTAGTGTTTTATATTTCTCATAGACGTTTTCACATGTATAGTTTTACAAAGTGTTAATCAATGAGTGAATAcaattttgtgatttattttcacataaaatGAGAATACATTTATGAGAATAACAAATTATTTCATAGATTTTAACCTATTTTAATGTGTTATTAAACCTATCCCTTCTatgaatatgaaataatttatttttattattttcttatattattacttgttaattatcatttatttttggaaaattagaTTGCTatccattttttattcttttatatatattcaaatgcacataattgtacatattttattgaaattatttgaattttgatTGAGTTTTCTAAAGTTCAGgagatttaaaataaacacaactaCACTTAACATGGCCAATAGAttgtccatattttatttattcctcttttaaaatgaCTTACCAGTATCATACTTTTCTTTGTTCATGGGAAAACAAAATGATCAATATACTCATAGATGCAGACACAAACACATCAAATTATGTAATTTTGAGATTGTACCATCTAACTCTAGATTGTGCTacaattttgttgctttttttatgTGAAAGTGTATGATCATAAATAGCtattaattgaaaagaaaactaggcaaatactattttttcttaagtatCAACAAGAACTTGAAATTAATGATATCATAGTATATAATAGGTAGACAAATATAGTCTTTGCTTTCTTAAAGAGGACTTCAGGATTCACTGCATATTTAATAGCTAGTAATAATATTGCGACAGGAGTAAAAATAGAGAATCCTTAAAAAACTTTAAACAACAGAGGTATTTTTtactgattacattttaaaagccaCACATCagttttttgaaaagttaaatatgagaaaacaaaaacacttcctTATTCAAACATGTTTTCATAACGCTAAGCCATCTTTTTaggtttattcattttgttaaaaattcagtCAAGCAGTCAAGCACCTTATTTAAACAATATCAAGCATGTTATCTAAACAATATCTAAGAGTTTCAATGAACTTTTGAGAAAAATAACTAGAAGATTGCTAGGCACAGCCAAAATCTCTTAAGCTTCTGtacatttttcaaatgctttatgATATAGTCAAAATTTCAGAACTACAGCAGCAAAAATAGGACTTACCTATACATTTTAATCCTGAGTAATAAAGAGGTCCTTTTTTCTGCCTGTCCAACTGCTCTGAGATTTCCACTCAGATGAATGACGCTTGTGTGTTATATGTGATCTATGAAAGAACTGAAGACAAAGGAGGAAATCCCACACAATTAAAACCTAACTTGTTAAACAAGTCTGAAGGAATCAACTTGAACCAATTATGTGACTTGTGGAATGGAATCAGAAATAGACAGGAAATTTTACAAATcggtaaaaattttatttatactggTAAATTGTGATTACGTATGATAAAAGGTGATAGGTATTTTGTGAAAGCTTGAAACTAGTCCACAGGCTGTAGTGTcatagtttttcatttaaaaaggatGTGACACTCGCCCGTATTATCATGTTGTCATACAACTTATTCTTTGCCACACAAGCCAAAGACGATCAGAAAATACTTTCCAGATATTAATTGGTAGTACTACCTTTGAATTCTCCCTTCTTTGtgataaaattctgtttttctcataGCACTTGAAACAGAGATTCAGAGAAGTAATTGATTACATATACAAAGTTGTGGGATAAGCAAGCAGAACAGTTGGAACTAAAAttcactttatctttttctctatgcctttttaaaaaaatattctaactCAATACTGCTAGTGGATGAGTGGACAGCAGAGTGTAGTACGAATATTCCATGTATAATAGCATGGAAGTGAGAAAGGACATTCCTGTTTATTGTGTTGGGAAGGACAGGAGATAAATTTGGGAGGTTATGCTGAGTTTACTTTGGGAGAAATAATGAATGCTAAATAATTGGAATGTGTAACAGAATTAGGAAATTTGAATTTTGGTCTCAACTTTTTCAACAACTAGTTGCAAAGCCTAAGCAAAAAAATCACTTATCACTATATGAGTCTCATTTATTtactgagaaaaatgagaagctgAATTACGTGGTTTTGGAGGAcatttttatctctaaaattctatgacttTATCTTGTAAATCACTGATAGCTAATGTCTAATGGATTCACTCCAAGACTTCAATTCCAGAAGTGTTCAATTACTTATGCATTTTTTATATAATGTGCATACCATACAACAGGAACAGGAATGCATGGGCTCCTCCCTGCCCATCTCCCCTATATATTTTCATCAGATCCTATGTCTCATGACTGATATTCTGACCTTTTTTTTAttagtaaaaagaataaaacaatatattaaaaacatttgaacAAAGTTACCTAAacaaaccatttttattttatatattaacctttAAGTACTTTTCACATGTACAGCTCTTTTTCACAAGTTATATCATAGTATATAGCTTTGTATTGTGCTTTTTATTATGCTCAATGTTATTTCATAAGCATATTCTTGTgttactaatttttatttctagtagCTGTATATATTATTTCTGGTAGCTGTGTATCTGTCTAATGGCTGCATAAAAAGTACaactttattttgatataatttcaaacttgCAAATATAGTACCTAGATTCAtcaattattaagaattttaacaGCTGCATTTTAAAAGGTGAATCATATCACACTGAACAGATTCATCATAAAATACTGAAACCATCTCCTAATGTGAAgcattttgaccaccttcacgaatgtagtcttttttttttaaccctgctGCTGAatttttccttgaaataaatgaaaaagaaaaagtagcatACTGGGgcaaatcatttaaatattttaatgacctttaaaaatttgcttttattttaataatttttttaagatgtggAGTATATTGTCTTCTGGGTTTTGTTGacagtactttcttttttttttttttttaaagtacctcAACACAACTGTTTATTACAGGTCAAGAGATATCATACGAAGTTACAAAAGAGTAAAACTTTCATTTAAAGTGTACCACAGTAAATCaacatgtttttgtttaaaatggaAAGTTTATTTGCTCAGTACACCAAACAGAATGCAAGCACTGTCATgacaaatatacagaaatatgcaGATCAACATAAAATAGTAATTTAGTTTAAAGGAAGGGAAATCTCTTTAAATGTTATGACAACGTACTCCCAAGaatctttttttcagttaattatacatttcaataaaatacaCGGTAATGAATTAAGTGGAAGCTAGCTtgtgaatttttcttaaaaataaaaatccagccCTATTAATCCATGCCAGTTAAACACTCTAACTAAAATCTCCAAGTAAGTGCAAACGGAGATGGAGTTAGTTACCTCTTTTGCTTGAACAGCCCCAAGGAAAGTGGTTACTACAAACACAGCAGGCAAACTGTTAAGACCGACCGATCTAGAACATAGCGTTGAACTAATCTCAGTCTCAAGTTGTGCTAAATGCTCATCATTAGTGTGGCACAGTTTGGTCCATGATATGGTTTAATGCCGAGACAGATCCCAATTTGTTACAGGAACACACAGATTACTGTTGCTCTTTTTTCGtttgtttctaaatatatatattttaaaaagccaggtaTACTTCCACATACAAAGGCAGGTTTTCCCTGGAGGAATTTACAGAAAGTAGTCTGGGGTGCGCCGGGTCACGTGAGGCTCTCCACGACGAGGTGCTGGGTCAAACTGAAGGAAGGAATACTTCAAAGTGTCATCTAATTCCATGATAGCAGCCTGGTTCCCACAACGATAACAGTAATTCGGTGCGCTGAAAATGGTAACCACATTCCGATCGTGACACCAATTGTATCCCTCCATTACAAGTTGGTGAGCACGAGAAACCAGTGTGAGACCATTGGCATGGTTAAACGTTTCAGAAATATCTTGTCCGAATGTGTAGCCAGCGCCGCGTGGTGAAATACCCCACCCACCACGATCATCTGGATCTGACCATAATAGATCACACATTGGGCCCTCATGTGGAACTTCTTGTAAACGATCCAGGGCTCTTATATGATCCAGTGTATCTATGGATGGGGAGAGGCCACCATGGAGGCAGAATATCTGCCCATCTACTAAAGCTGTAAGTGGCAGATAGTCAAACAGATCTGTAAAGTATTTCCAAACATTGGCATTCCCATACTTTCGCAGACATTCATCATAAAAGCCATATACTTGGGTAATTTGTCGGCTTTCGTGGTTTCCTCTCAATATTGTAATACGTTCTGGGTAACGCACCTTTAATGCCACAAGAAGAGTCACAGTCTCCACAGAATAATAACCTCTGTCTACATAGTCACCCATGAATAGATAGTTTGTATCTGGTGACTTCCCACCGATTCTAAAGAGTTCCATAAGATCATGGAATTGACCATGCACATCTCCACAGACGGTAACAGGACAACGGACCTCTTGCACATTTGattcttttgttaaaatttccTTAGCCTTTTCGCACAGCGTCCGCACCTGGTTCTCGTTCAGTTGTTTACACTCGTTCAGCTGCTCGACCCACTGGTCCAGCTCCTTGGTGAACGCCTTGTCGTCCATGGTGGCCTGAGCCCCTCCCTGTTGACAGTACTTTCCCCCAACTATGTGTGctcttttttctccatctttgtATTTCCTGGAGCAATCAGCAAAGCCCTTTTTAATGAGAAGGTACTTAGCACACATTAATTAAATGCCCAGTaactgaatgaattaatgcaGATCCTGGTTTTGCAACACTGTTCACAACAGAACTTGGGAATGAGTCAGGGGAGAGGCATGGGGTAAACTGCATTCAGTCTGAAAGCAACTTCCTGCTTTCCTATGATGAGCTCAGCACAAGAAGAGAGGTGGGGCATGAAATTATGGTTTgtgaaagcagaaatagagtcacagatgtagagaacaaacttatggttaccaaaggggaaagggaggcgggcaggatgaattgggagattgggattgacatatatacactactatgtataaaataggtaactaatgagaacctgctgtatagcacagggaatctactcaatgctctgtggtgacctagatggggaggaaatccaaaaaagaggggatatatgtatatatgtatagctgattcacttttctgcacagcagaaactaacacaacattgtaaagcaactatattccaataaaaattaataaaaaacaaaaaaattatggtTTGTGAGGCAAAGGAATTGCTCTTAACAAGGAATTATTCAAAAGATGTTGACTCTTAATTTTCAGATCCTCAGGGAGTGGCAGGATAGGCCTTGACCTTTTCTATTCTATAGGGAAGCCATTGCAAGAATAAGGAATGTAGAATGACATTgtacaaaaaaaatcagaatcctCTTCTTCCCTGCCATAGGCTTGATTTTATTCCTCCAGCTGTATATTCACAAAACCAAGACAATGTGACCTAAGACTGACAGGAACAAGCTTCAGGGAAATATCAATAGAAGAGATCATTTGTTTTGATGGAGGATAAATCATGTAGTGTAAACACTATCAAGATTGGTTCTTTTGCCTGCCTAGGCTGAGTGGGGAGATCATGGTAAAGACAGTATCTCCAAATACACAAATGTCTGAAAATAGACCTAGCTTTAAAAGAAGTATGAGTCATTCAGTGGAACCCGTCACAACAATATGAGcagaagaaaacaaccaaaaGGCAGATGATGTAAGAAGGCGTGGGCCAGagtgttttctttgaatttggaGATTGTTTAGTCATCATGTCCAGGGCAGCACTTTCGTATGGCTATGGCTGGTAATGAATTTGTCATGACCTCCTTCACAGAGTTATTATatagatagaaaaagaaagttaatgaTGTGCCCACCATTTGAAAGTTGTAAATGTtgtttaaatagaaatatttacatttagtaTAAGTGTAAATTTAAAAGTGGGGTAGTAATTGGATTTTCTAAGTCTGGCCAAgagtctattttattttgtttcttactatgtgcaggttcttttttttgaaattaatttttattggtgtatagttgctttacaatgttgtgttagtttctgcagtgcagaaaagtgaatcagctatacatatatcccctctttttggatttcctccccatttaggtcaccacagagcattgagtagagttccctgtgctatacagtaggttctcattagttatctattttatacatagaaccgtatatatgtcaatcccagtctcccaattcatcccatccttCTTTCCCCACCTGGtatccatacctttgttctctatatctgtgtctctatttctgtttcgcaAATAagtttatcatttttctagattccacatgtaagcaatattatatgatatttgtttttctttttctgacttagtacactctgtatgacagtctctagttccatccatgtctctgcaaatggcacaggttcattcctttttatggctgaatcgTATtctattgcatatatgtaccacatcttctttatccattcttctgctgatggacatttaggttgcttccacgtcctggctattgtaaatagtgctgcaatgaacattgcaagtgtccttttgcattatggttttcccagggcatatgcccaggagtgggattgctgggtcatatggtagttctatttttagttttataaggaagctccatactgttctccatagtggttgtatcaatttacattcccaccaacagtgcaagagggttcccttttctccacaccctctccaggatttattgtttgtacattttttgatgatggccattcggaccggtgtgaggtgatacctcattgtagttgtgatttgcatttctctaatggttagtgatgttgagcattctttcatgtgtttgttggcaatctgtacgtcttctttggagaaatgtctatttaggtcttctgcccatttcgggattgggttgtttggttttttgatattgagctgcatgagctgtttgtatattttagagattaatcacTTGTCAGttgcatgatttgcaaatattttctcccattctgagttttgtcttttggtcttgtttatggtttcctgtactgtccaaaagcttttaagtttcattaggttccacttgtttatttttgttttcattactgtaggaggtgggtcaaaaaagatcttgctgtgatatatgtcaaagaatgttctgcctatgttttcctttaagagctTAATCGtctccggccttacatttaggtctttaatccattttgagtttatttttgtgtatggtgttaaggagtgtcctaatttcattcttttacatgtagctgtccagttttcccagcaccacttattgaagagactcttttctccattgtatattcttgcctcctttgtcatagattaggtaaccagaggtgcatgggcttatttctgggctttctatcctgttccattgatctatatttctgtttttgtgccagtaccatattgtcttgattattgtagctttgtagtatagtctgaggtcagggagcctgatccctccagctccatttttctttctcaagattagtttggctattcagggtcttttgtgtttccatacaaattgtaaaatttttagttctagttctgtgaaaaaggcctttggtagtttgatagggattgcattgaatctatagattgctttgggtagtatagtcattttcacaatattgattcttccaatccaagaacatgttatatttctccatctgtgggtatcgtctttgatttcttttgtcagtatcttacagttttctgcatacaggtcttttgcttccttaggtaggttaatccctggtattttattctttttgttgcaatggcaagtaggattgtttctttaatttctctttctgatctttcattgttagtgtataggaatgtaagagatttctgtgtattaattttgtatcctggaactttaccgaattcattgattagcactagtagttttctggtggcatctttagggttttctatatatagtatcatgtcatctgcaaacagtgatagttttacttcttgttttccaatttggattccttttatttatttttcttctctgattgctgtggctaggacttccaaaactgttgaacagtagtgttgagagtggacatccttgtcttgttcctgatcttagtggaaatgctttcagtttttcaacattgagaatgatgtttgctgtgggtttgtcgtatatggcctttatcatgttgaggtaggttccctctatgcccactttctggagagtgtttatcataaatgggtgttgaattttgtcaaaagctttttctgcatctattaagatgatcatacagtttttattcttcagtttgtttatgtggtgtatcacattgattgatttgtttatattgaagaatccttgcatccctaggataaatcccacttgatcatggagtatgatccttttaatgtgctgttggattctgtttgctagcattttcttgaggatttttgcctctatgttcatcagtgatattggcctgtaattttcttctttttttgctatctttgtctgttttggtagaatctttgagcatctttttatgtgtttgttggccatctgtatgtcttctttggagagatgtctatttaggtcttctgccaacttttttgattggggtgtttggtttttttgattttgaggtgcatgagctgtttgtatattttgtggaTTATGGCTTGTAGGCAGTGGGAGGTAAGGGAATAAGTATGTCCTACTATGTTTCAAAGGCTTTTATCTATTCAGAAGGCATGTAGTAGAAACAGTACATTCTTTGGAGTTAGAATACACCTGGAATCAAATCTTGGTTCTTCTATTCGGTGCGCCAAAacgtttgtttttttccataagatggctctagtagcacttagttgtgtTTAAtgtcattcgaaacaattttgttaagtAGTATGTGACAgttgtcatatcagtgtgcatttaaaaaaagacatcaaaattgctgaatttttgtgtagccattttaatattgaagatgggaaaaaagcaacattcttGGCATATTATGCtatattatttcaagaaaggtaaaaatgcagctgaaatgcaaaaaaatatttgtacagtgtatggagaaggtgctgtgactgatcaaatgtgtcaaaagtggtttgcaaagtttcgtgctggagatttcttgctggacagtgctccacggtcaggtagaccagttgaagttgatagcaatcaaatcaaaatattaattcagaacaatcaatgttatagcATGAGGGAGATAGCctacatactcaaaatatccagatcaagcattgaaaatcatttgcaccagcttggttatgtgaattgctttgatgtttgtgTTCCAcctaagttaagtgaaaaaaaccttcttgaccttATTTCCATGTGCagttctctactgaaacgtaatgaaaacattctgtttttaaaacaaattgtgatgggtgatgaaaagtggataatGTACAACaacgtggaatggaagagattgtggggcaagcgaaatgaaccaccaccaaccacaccaaatgctggtcttcatccaaagaaggtgatgttgtatatatggtgggattggaagggagtcctgtATTATGAGCTCCTTGCAggaaaccaaacgattaattccaacaagtactgctcccactgagaccaactgaaagcagcacccAACGAAAAGCATctagaattagtcaacagaatatgtataatcttccatcaggataatgcaagaccgcatgtttctttgatgaccaggcaaaaactgttacagcttgggtgggaagttctgattcatcttctgtattcaccagacattgcaccttcggatttccatttattttggcctttacaaaattctcttaatggaaaaaatttcaattccctggaagactgtaaaaggcacctggaaccgTTATTTACTGAGAAAgataagttttgggaagatggaattatgaagttgcctgaaaaatggcagaaggtagtggaactaaagggtgaatatgttgttcaataaagttcttggtgaaaatgaaaaatgtgtcttttatttttacttaaaaaaccaaaagcactttttggcccacccaatattcACTACCCAGTGGGGTCCAACAAAATTGTTTATCTGtgtatgcctcagttttcttatacatacaaatgaagttaaaatACCATTCtcatggaaaaatgaaaattcagtcaAATCCAATCAAATGAACTAACAAATGTAAAGCACCTGGCAATGCAACAATTTGTAATGTGGTCACTCCTTCAACACTGATTCTCAAGGcagtgtgtgtatacatgtgtagaAGTCACAATTGCTGAGAGGTGGAAAGCACATACAGTTTGAAAATGGCCCTGGGTGTTTCTAAAATACCCCCTCCCTAGATTCACATATGTGACCATGCTTCTCCAAAGTAATCTTATTCCTACAGCATTCCTTCAAACATGGTTTAAGAAATCCAAAGAAGCTTATTACAATCTGTGATGGCTTTTATGTTGAGAGCCAACTATTTTCTTGTGCTTTCcacatgtaaatttttttaagccAGTTTCTAATACTAAGAGGTCAAAGAAGCATCTTGGTTATAGATACCTTTTTATCTTGTTAGAGGAGGAAGCATGTATCCTTTACCCCTCTCCTAAGTTCTCCACTTCAGTCTCCCTTGAGCTGCATAGagtcattttctcctttataaaggGTAATTTCTGTCTTCCTATATACATATGAAAGTTTGACTCTTGCTCTTTTCCCTCCACATTCAGAGAGGCAATCAGggcaaataaataaagtacatatTAATATACAACATAAGTCATCTGATCAATTGAAAGTTCCGGCTGGTAAACTCAAATTAAAATTACCCAATATATCCACAAAAGGCTTTAAGTGATCTTTTATTTGGTCGATAATAAGAAGAGTATGAATATACATAACCGTTGTAAGTATCTAGTTTAAGATTGATCCCATTATCAATTTATAACTGCTGGTCTTATCTGGCTCTTCACTACTGCCCAGCAATATAGCTAGGTTTCCATGGTCGGTGTTTAGTATTTACAAAAACCATTTCATATCTTATCTATTCTTCcccaaatgtttattttctatccCTTACTTTCTGCATTTGCTTTCAACAGATGACTTACAGTTCTACTGTTGGAGAAAAAGATAGAACTTTTTCTATCAACAGGTGAAGATAGAACCACCTTCAGATGGACACTCCCTCAACTACTTGTTATTGTATCTGTAAATTTTATGCATCTGCCTATATCCTTCTTATTATAGTGGAAGATGTTTTTGTCCTCCCTTGGGAGGCTAATCTTTTTACTTGTTCTTTACATGCACATCTTTATGCTTCCTCTTCCTAATATGCTTCTCCAGTATTTCCTATCTCTATAAGTCACCTTCCATTCACCCAGTTTCTCACACCAGAAATCTGGGTGTCATCCTTGACTCCATCTCTTTTCTTAATGTCttatgtgcataaatatttattgaacccaTTTTCCCCTTGTCCTTATACCCACTGCCACTATATGACTCCAGGCCACTCTGATCTTTTAGCTGGATTACTGCCACAGTCTTCTGATTAGCTTTTCtgcccatatttttttttccactctagTCTTTTTTTCATACAAGAGTGATCTTTACACATTGAGTTATGTCACTACCCTCTTAAAAATTCTTCAGTAGCTTCTCTTGCATTTAAGAGAGTTCACTCTCCTTAACATGGGTGGCAGAGCCCTGCAGCATCTAGACTTTCCCTACCTTTTCACCCTCCTTTCCCACCCTGCTTCTAGAACTCTACACTATACACTGAATTTCCTTTAGTTATTTGAATATACTGccctctctgtctcctccagctctgttcccTCAGCTTTCCCTATTGTTTCATACCTCTTTCAACAAATTTCTTTTTAGTGTCCAAATCTGAATAGTCTTTCAGGAATGCTTATATGCTTTTCCATCCATGAGGGCTTCTTCACACTTAGGAGAGGTTGGTTCCTCTTCATTGTGATCCCACATCTGTTT
This window contains:
- the LOC101333685 gene encoding serine/threonine-protein phosphatase 2A catalytic subunit beta isoform, translating into MDDKAFTKELDQWVEQLNECKQLNENQVRTLCEKAKEILTKESNVQEVRCPVTVCGDVHGQFHDLMELFRIGGKSPDTNYLFMGDYVDRGYYSVETVTLLVALKVRYPERITILRGNHESRQITQVYGFYDECLRKYGNANVWKYFTDLFDYLPLTALVDGQIFCLHGGLSPSIDTLDHIRALDRLQEVPHEGPMCDLLWSDPDDRGGWGISPRGAGYTFGQDISETFNHANGLTLVSRAHQLVMEGYNWCHDRNVVTIFSAPNYCYRCGNQAAIMELDDTLKYSFLQFDPAPRRGEPHVTRRTPDYFL